TACCTGATATTTGTATTTGAGTTGATTCAAAGTTAAAATCAAATTAGCTAACAAGTAATAAAACTCTGAAATGGGGATAGAATAATAGATTCATAAAAGATAATAATAGGCACATTAAAAACAGGCCTATGAAGTATTGGGCCTGAGAAGGAACTCAGGGTTTGAACGCAACCACTTGGTTTTACCAATCgtgaaactgagacccagagggaAAGATAAGGCAGCTGTTGGAGACAAAGGTGGCTCTCAGTCCCAGTCTGCCATCTTCATTTGAATGTTCTCTCCAAATAGCCTACTGATTCTTCTCACATTGTAACTCACAGAAGCACAGAATACATGACTTTCAATCTGACCTATCTTTTTTATGAGATTAATTATTCTGCTTCTTAATCAGAATTTTCTGCATaatctgtctcacacacacacagagacacacacagacacacacacatacattatattattttccagATTGGAACATAGTGATCTACTAGTTTTAGCCATATAGTAGTTACAGTCATATCCTCAGCCTGAAGGCTCCAGTATGGGGGCTGTTGCCACTCATCACCAGATCAGTGTTATGTAAATAAATGTGAATGGAGTTCTAGTGAAGACTAGGGTTCAGGTATAAATTGTTAAACCTGGTTTGCTCAAGgtatacaattttataaataaaggggATGTGATATGTGAACTGGAAGCAAGAATCAAGACATTAGATGTCACAAGTAATGCCACTTTTGTTCACGGTgtctttcttgcttcctctgtAATATGTGGCTCTTGTTAGAATGTGACAAGGCCACATAGCCCCAGAGTATTCATCCGTGTTGCTTAATCTCAGCCTCCTTTGGCCTTatagaaattatttagaaatatgggtTTCAGCCACAGGAGGCCATGAGTAGTAGCAGtcacatcagaaaaaaataatatttgccaAAAAGACTTTCTAAGAGAGTTACAAGACTAGAAGCCCACTGGTGGAAGATAAGGAGGAAAAACACAGCAGTATGCATTACTTGCAACCTCGCTAACTCACTTATCTAGAGCAGCTTTAAATCTGCTGAGTCAGAGTCCCTTCAAAACTCTGGGGATGATTcagaactaaaacagaatttCTTAAGGTCATTATGGGAAAATAACAACTCCAATATTCactcaaatttaaaattttgagtttGAAAGAGTAGAGGTTGTGCTGAAACCCTTTGTTCTCCAAGGAATTCAGACTAAACCATCTTTCAACCCAGAAAGTCACAGATTTCCTGAAGATGGTTCTATCTCTTTTGTCCTATGAAGATACACTTATATGCTCCAGAGCTTGTGGTTTGCTTCTGGGAAACCAACAGCATCAATAGGTCATTGCTCTTTTATGGAAGTGGACAGCTCAGACTATACGTCTCCTTTTTCAGACTTAATAGATACTGACACTAAATTTCAAGGTCCGTTTATTGAAAGATCCAAAGGAATGCATAAGTTTGGTTTTTCATATGGCTCTTTATTTTTCACTCATACTCCATGGTATGAgtgatcttttctttctctctacagGTCATCCAAGAGCGAGCTGTAGGATGGAGGCCATGAAACTATTAAATCAATCTCAAGTGTCAGAATTCATTTTGCTGGGACTGACCAGCTCCCAGGATGTAGAGTTTCTTCTCTTTGCCCTCTTCTCGGTTATCTATGTGGTCACAGTTTTGGGTAACCTTCTTATTATAGTCACAGTGTTTAACACCCCTAACCTGAATACTCCCATGTATTTTCTCCTTGGTAATCTCTCTTTTGTAGATATGACCCTTGCTTCTTTTGCCACCCCTAAGGTGATTCTGAACTTGTTAAAAAAGCAGaaggtaatttcttttgctgggtGCTTCACTCagatatttctccttcacttactgGGTGGGGTTGAAATGGTACTGTTGGTCTCCATGGCTTTTGACAGATATGTGGCCATTTGTAAGCCCCTACACTACATGACCATCATGAACAAGAAGGTATGTGTTTTGCTTGTAGTGACCTCATGGCTCTTGGGTCTCCTTCACTCAGGGTTTCAGATACCATTTGCTGTGAACTTGCCCTTTTGTGGTCCCAATGTGGTAGACAGCATTTTTTGTGACCTCCCTTTGGTTACTAAGCTTGCCTGTATAGACATATATTTTGTACAGGTAGTCATTGTTGCCAACAGTGGCATAATCTCCCTGAGCTGTTTCATTATTTTGCTTATCTCCTACAGTCTGATCCTCATAACCATTAAGAACCACTCTCCTACTGGGCAATCTAAAGCCCGTTCCACTTTGACTGCTCACATCACAGTGGTGATTCTCTTCTTTGGCCCATGCATCTTTATCTACATTTGGCCCTTCGGCAACCACTCTGTAGATAAGTTCCTTGCTGTGTTTTATACCATCATCACTCCTATCTTGAATCCAATTATCTATACtctgagaaacaaagaaatgaagatatcCATGAAAAAACTCTGGAGAGCTTTTGTGAATTCTAGAGAAGATActtagattaaaaatataatggtagaggccgggcatggtggctgatgcctgtaatccccacactttgggaggaatatcaggggaaccagcccccaatatttcaacatag
This genomic stretch from Homo sapiens chromosome 14, GRCh38.p14 Primary Assembly harbors:
- the OR4K17 gene encoding olfactory receptor 4K17 — its product is MKLLNQSQVSEFILLGLTSSQDVEFLLFALFSVIYVVTVLGNLLIIVTVFNTPNLNTPMYFLLGNLSFVDMTLASFATPKVILNLLKKQKVISFAGCFTQIFLLHLLGGVEMVLLVSMAFDRYVAICKPLHYMTIMNKKVCVLLVVTSWLLGLLHSGFQIPFAVNLPFCGPNVVDSIFCDLPLVTKLACIDIYFVQVVIVANSGIISLSCFIILLISYSLILITIKNHSPTGQSKARSTLTAHITVVILFFGPCIFIYIWPFGNHSVDKFLAVFYTIITPILNPIIYTLRNKEMKISMKKLWRAFVNSREDT